One window from the genome of Jiangella alba encodes:
- a CDS encoding glycosyltransferase codes for MTDYYNAFEISPVPEPADDAVVPEIYRGIYGMPMFLTVPTADLAASVDFWTRGLGFVDLFTVPGQVTHLRRWAFQDVLLMPGEPATGAPAATVSFSCVLSQLDGIARDCAAALPGSTGDPAPTPWNTVDLHVVTPERTHVVMTAARPWDPESAEAELLRAVGIEHPSA; via the coding sequence ATGACCGACTACTACAACGCGTTCGAGATCAGCCCGGTCCCGGAACCGGCCGACGACGCCGTCGTGCCGGAGATCTACCGGGGCATCTACGGGATGCCGATGTTCCTCACCGTACCGACGGCCGACCTGGCCGCCTCGGTGGACTTCTGGACCCGCGGGCTCGGTTTCGTCGACCTCTTCACCGTCCCCGGCCAGGTCACCCACCTGCGCCGGTGGGCGTTCCAGGACGTCCTGCTGATGCCCGGCGAGCCGGCGACCGGCGCGCCGGCGGCGACGGTGAGCTTCTCGTGCGTCCTCAGCCAGCTCGACGGCATCGCGCGCGACTGCGCCGCCGCGCTGCCGGGCAGCACCGGCGATCCGGCGCCGACGCCGTGGAACACGGTCGACCTGCACGTCGTGACGCCCGAGCGCACCCACGTCGTGATGACCGCGGCCCGGCCGTGGGACCCGGAGTCGGCCGAGGCGGAGCTCCTGCGGGCCGTCGGCATCGAGCATCCGTCGGCGTGA